The nucleotide sequence CATGACTAATAAAAAGACCTAGTTAATGTGAAGATTGTTGATCGACTAAATCAACGAAAAAAAAATTGTTTTGATGATAAAGAAAACCCTTGTTTTTTACAAGGCAATTAACCTTTTCAGCATAGGTTTATACAAATAAAAGTCAATTAATAACTGACATCAACCTGTAAATAAAAACTATTCGCACTTGCGAGTTGTTTGTTTGCGATTTCACACAGTAATAATAGCAAAATCTTTAAGGCCAGTGACAACTTATAGCAATTTCCATGTGGTAAAAAATCATAAGCTAGCGAGAGCGATTTGGCGAGTATTAAAGTGGAAAAAGTATGACGTTCATCAATTTTTTGACATAAAAAAACCGGCAAAAGCCGGTTTTTGAAATAACATAACGTAAATATTAACGTTTTGAAAATTGTGGCTTTTTACGAGCCTTGTGTAGACCAACTTTCTTACGTTCAACTTTACGAGCATCACGAGTAACGAAACCAGCATTACGTAGAGCACTACGTAAAGTTTCATCAAACTCCATTAATGCACGAGTAATACCGTGACGGATCGCGCCAGCTTGACCAGAAATACCACCACCAGTAACAGTGATGTTAAAGTCAAACTTTTCTAACATTTCAACTAAATCTAATGGTTGACGAACAACCATACGAGCCGTTTCACGACCGAAATATACAGAAATGTCACGTTTGTTAATTGTGATAGCACCGTTACCAGCTTTCATGAACACACGAGCAGTTGAGCTCTTGCGACGACCAGTACCGTAATATTGATTATCAGCCATTGCTTACAGCTCCAAAAGTTGTGGTTGTTGTGCAGTATGTTTATGTTCAGTACCCGCGTAAACTTTAAGCTTACGGAACATTTCACGACCTAAAGGACCTTTAGGTAACATACCCTTAACTGCGAATTCAATAACGCGTTCTGGAGCTTTTTCGATTAGCTTTTCAAAGCTAATTTGCTTAAGACCACCAACAAATTCTGTATGCGAGTAGTAAATTTTACCTTTCGCTTTATTACCTGTTACTTTTACTTTCTCAGCATTGATAACAACGATGTAATCGCCAGTATCTACGTGAGGAGTATATTCTGCTTTATGCTTACCGCGTAAACGGCTTGCAATTTCAGTAGCGATACGACCTAAAGTTTTATCTTCGGCGTCCACTAAGAACCATTCGCGTTGTACGCTTTCTGGTTTAGCTACAAAAGTTTTCATTAAAAAACCCAATTATATAAATGTTACTTAAATAATAACCTGAGAAAACCTCAAATTATCCGTTAAAGACTACGCTATTGCCCCTTCGAGCATCGAGTCCGGTGCAAGCCCTCTGGAAAAAGGACAAGCTTTGTAACGTAGGGACCGCGGATTATACAGAACAAAGATACAAAGATCACGCCTAATTTTTAATCTTTTGCCGGTTAATATAAAATTAAATATTTTTCTTTTTACCTTACGGTAAGTGTTGTGAAGCTAAATAGTCATTCGACTGCATTTCTTGTAAGCGACTTAAGCAACGTTTGAACTCAAAACTTAGTCTGCCATCGCTATACAGGTTTTCTAATGCAACTTCTGCTGACATAATCAATTTAACATTTCGCTCATAAAATTCATCGACTAAAGCAATAAAACGACGAGTACTATCGTCATTGTTAGCGCCCATCTGCGTAACATTAGCTAATAACACGGTGTGATATAAACGACTCAGTTCCATATAGTCACTTTGGCTCCGCGCTGATTCACATAAGGTTGAAAACTCAAAGTGCACAATACCATCCGACTCTTCTACAGTTATAAGCTCACGATGATTAATTTCAATCACTTTGCCCTTATGGCCAGTTTCAGTAGACAGTTGCTGAAAATAGTGCGCTAAGTTATCAGCAGCCTGTTTATCCAAAGGAAAATGAAAGATTTCAGCTTGCTCTAAAGTACGAAGACGATAATCAACACCGCTATCAACATTTACTATATCGCAAAATTCATTAATCAATTTTATCGCAGGTAAAAAGCGTTCTCGTTGTAAGCCATTACGATATAACTCATCAGGAATAATATTCGATGTCGCAACAAGCGTGACATTATGAGCAAATAACTCTTCAAATAAAGTACCTAAAATCATGGCATCGGTAATATCAGAGACAAAAAATTCATCAAAACAAATGATACAAGTTTCATCAGCGAAGCGTTTTGCGATCACTTTCAGTGGATCAGATTGTCCGTGCAGCGATTTCAGCTCTTCGTGCACACGATGCATAAAACGATGAAAATGCACGCGAGATTTATTTTTAAACGGTAAGCAATCATAAAAGGTGTCAACAAGGTAAGTTTTCCCTCGGCCAACACCACCCCAAAAATAAATCCCGATAATCGGTTTACTGTCAGGTTTTGCAACAATTCGCTTCCAACGATTGAGTACCTTTTTAAAACCAGTAACGGGTAGAGGTTTCGTGACTAAATCTTCATACAAACGCTGTAAGTTTTTTACTGCATTTTCTTGTGCCGCATCAAAAAGAAAATCATCGCGCGTTAAATCTTGAGTATATTTTTCAATAGGTGATAATTTAATCATTTGACAACCGTTTATTAAGTGCTGATTTTATTTTATTACAACGTTTATACAAACTACGCTTGAAAAATATTTTTTTGCAAATATATTCATTAGGCAAGTAGCGTGAAGCACGTTATATTGAACTGGATTGAGGGTTATTTTCCCTAATTTTTTCCATGAATACAATGAAGGTATCGAAATATGAATGTTGTTTTAGGACTAAGTCTATTTATCGTTGGCGCAATTATCGGTTTTTTTGCTAATAGAACACTTTTTTCATCGGCTCAACAAACAAAAAAACTGGCGGCTAAAGCCAGCCAAAGCGAATCAGAGCTAGCACAATATAAGCTTGATGTTGCAGAGCATCTAGGCAACTCAGCTAAATTGCTTGAGCAAATGAACAGTACTTGTCAAACCGCTATGGCACAAATGGCGCAAAGTACACAATTGTTGCAACAAGCAACACCTGAAAATATTGAAAGCATGCCGTTTTTCTCGAAAGAAACTCAAGAGCAATTAGCTCAAACGGTCAGCCTACGACACAACAAAGATGAACGTAAAGGCGACGTCGAAATATCAGAGGCTCCGTTGGATTATTCTGGCGCACCAAGTGGCTTATTCGATGATAAGAAACATAGTGTTACAAATAGCACGACCAATAGTTAGGAACTAATTTTTTTATTCTATGTCTTTAATTGGGTAGACCAGCAGGATTAAATTGGCGAAACGTTAGCTAAAGGTTTGTCAGTCCTGTTGGCATCAACACTTTAATTAGGAGTTTCCTTTTATATGAAAAATTTATCAGTTTTAGTTAATACCGTATTACTTTCCAGTACCATCGCTATGGCAAGTCTTCCTGTGCAAGCCGCCTTACCTCAATCAGTTGATGGGCAAACTATGCCTAGCCTTGCTCCCATGTTGGAGCAAGTAACCCCAGGCGTTGTCCTCATTTCGGTTCGTGGCACTCATGAAGTGGAACAACGTGTTCCTGAGGCCTTTAAATTCTTCTTTGGAAATCCTCGACAGGGGCAAGGCCAGCAAAAAGAACGACAGTTTCGCGGTTTAGGCTCTGGCGTTATTATTGACGCTGATAAAGGTTATATCGTCACTAACAGCCATGTTGTTAATGATGCCGATGAAATTCAAATTACCTTAAAAGATGGTCGTCAACTTGATGCGAAAAAAATTGGTGGCGACGAAGCTAGTGATATCGCCCTATTACAAATAGAAGCGGATGATTTAGTTGAAGTAAAAATAGCTGATTCCGACCGTCTACGCGTTGGCGATTTTGCCGTAGCGATAGGTAGCCCATTTGGTTTAGGGCAGACCGTAACCTCTGGTATCGTTAGTGCATTGGGTCGTAGTGGTCTTAATATCGAAAACTATGAAGACTTTATTCAAACTGATGCCGCTATTAATAGTGGTAATTCAGGTGGCGCCTTAATCAACTTACGTGGTGAGCTTATTGGGATTAACACTGCTATTTTAGGTCCTAACGGTGGCAACGTCGGTATTGGTTTTGCTATCCCAAGTAATATGGTAGAAAACCTAGTTAACCAGATAATTGAGTTTGGTGAAGTCAGA is from Colwellia sp. Arc7-635 and encodes:
- the zapE gene encoding cell division protein ZapE, encoding MIKLSPIEKYTQDLTRDDFLFDAAQENAVKNLQRLYEDLVTKPLPVTGFKKVLNRWKRIVAKPDSKPIIGIYFWGGVGRGKTYLVDTFYDCLPFKNKSRVHFHRFMHRVHEELKSLHGQSDPLKVIAKRFADETCIICFDEFFVSDITDAMILGTLFEELFAHNVTLVATSNIIPDELYRNGLQRERFLPAIKLINEFCDIVNVDSGVDYRLRTLEQAEIFHFPLDKQAADNLAHYFQQLSTETGHKGKVIEINHRELITVEESDGIVHFEFSTLCESARSQSDYMELSRLYHTVLLANVTQMGANNDDSTRRFIALVDEFYERNVKLIMSAEVALENLYSDGRLSFEFKRCLSRLQEMQSNDYLASQHLP
- a CDS encoding Do family serine endopeptidase, which codes for MKNLSVLVNTVLLSSTIAMASLPVQAALPQSVDGQTMPSLAPMLEQVTPGVVLISVRGTHEVEQRVPEAFKFFFGNPRQGQGQQKERQFRGLGSGVIIDADKGYIVTNSHVVNDADEIQITLKDGRQLDAKKIGGDEASDIALLQIEADDLVEVKIADSDRLRVGDFAVAIGSPFGLGQTVTSGIVSALGRSGLNIENYEDFIQTDAAINSGNSGGALINLRGELIGINTAILGPNGGNVGIGFAIPSNMVENLVNQIIEFGEVRRGVLGVAGRSVNSEIAKAMELDINQGGFVEQVTPDSAADEAGIRAGDVIIKVNGKMIKTFNELRGKIGSIGAGKVVRLTVIRKDGKEKEYDVTLKKSETANIEAASLHPMLDGAELENDSQSNGVIVAEVAENSPAASVGLRKGDVINGINRQRINNIGELRSYLNDHKGVFALNVLRNNSSLFLMIR
- a CDS encoding DUF1043 family protein, whose product is MNVVLGLSLFIVGAIIGFFANRTLFSSAQQTKKLAAKASQSESELAQYKLDVAEHLGNSAKLLEQMNSTCQTAMAQMAQSTQLLQQATPENIESMPFFSKETQEQLAQTVSLRHNKDERKGDVEISEAPLDYSGAPSGLFDDKKHSVTNSTTNS
- the rpsI gene encoding 30S ribosomal protein S9; translated protein: MADNQYYGTGRRKSSTARVFMKAGNGAITINKRDISVYFGRETARMVVRQPLDLVEMLEKFDFNITVTGGGISGQAGAIRHGITRALMEFDETLRSALRNAGFVTRDARKVERKKVGLHKARKKPQFSKR
- the rplM gene encoding 50S ribosomal protein L13, with product MKTFVAKPESVQREWFLVDAEDKTLGRIATEIASRLRGKHKAEYTPHVDTGDYIVVINAEKVKVTGNKAKGKIYYSHTEFVGGLKQISFEKLIEKAPERVIEFAVKGMLPKGPLGREMFRKLKVYAGTEHKHTAQQPQLLEL